From one Eulemur rufifrons isolate Redbay chromosome 23, OSU_ERuf_1, whole genome shotgun sequence genomic stretch:
- the LOC138402146 gene encoding metallothionein-1E-like codes for MDPNCSCAPGGSCTCPGSCACKECKCASCKKSCCSCCPVGCAKCAQGCVCRGASNRCSCCA; via the exons ATGGACCCCAACTGCTCCTGCGCTCCTG GTGgctcctgcacctgccctggctcCTGCGCGTGCAAAGAGTGCAAATGCGCGTCCTGCAAGAAGA gctgctgctcctgctgccccgTGGGCTGCGCCAAGTGTGCCCAGGGCTGCGTCTGCAGAGGGGCATCGAACAGGTGCAGCTGCTGCGCCTGA
- the LOC138374009 gene encoding metallothionein-2, translating into MDPNCSCAAGESCTCASSCKCKECKCTSCKKSCCSCCPVGCAKCAQGCVCKGASDKCSCCA; encoded by the exons ATGGATCCCAACTGCTCCTGCGCCGCCG GCGAATCCTGCACCTGCGCCAGCTCCTGCAAATGCAAAGAGTGCAAATGCACCTCCTGCAAGAAGA gctgctgctcctgctgccccgTGGGCTGCGCCAAGTGCGCCCAGGGCTGCGTCTGCAAAGGAGCATCGGACAAGTGCAGCTGCTGCGCCTGA
- the LOC138402142 gene encoding metallothionein-2-like, translated as MDPNCSCAAGGSCTCPGSCTCKECKCASCKKSCCSCCPVGCARCAQGCVCRGASSKCSCCA; from the exons ATGGACCCCAACTGCTCCTGCGCCGCTG GTGgctcctgcacctgccctggctcctgcacGTGCAAAGAGTGCAAATGCGCGTCCTGCAAGAAGA gctgctgctcctgctgccccgTGGGCTGTGCCAGGTGCGCCCAGGGCTGCGTCTGCAGAGGGGCATCTAGCAAGTGCAGCTGCTGCGCCTGA